In one window of Helianthus annuus cultivar XRQ/B chromosome 17, HanXRQr2.0-SUNRISE, whole genome shotgun sequence DNA:
- the LOC110924648 gene encoding uncharacterized protein LOC110924648: protein MVWADDENDEWVYYSDLNHQQKQSLLSEETIGNRSNLDVSASEGHNTCCKNREVKIMLSKKKLEELLEDLHNIPVDQMLDRLLDSSDRFELNYDHHEPWKPKLQSIPEES from the coding sequence ATGGTGTGGGCTGATGATGAGAATGATGAATGGGTGTACTACTCTGACCTCAATCATCAACAGAAACAGAGTCTTTTGAGCGAGGAGACAATCGGTAACAGATCGAATCTCGATGTTTCTGCAAGTGAAGGCCACAACACCTGTTGTAAGAACAGAGAAGTTAAGATCATGTTGAGCAAGAAGAAGCTAGAGGAGTTGTTGGAGGATCTTCATAACATCCCTGTGGATCAAATGTTGGACCGTTTACTCGATTCAAGCGATCGGTTTGAGCTCAATTATGATCATCATGAGCCATGGAAGCCCAAGTTACAAAGCATCCCTGAAGAGAGTTAG